The sequence AGGACTGGAAGAACCAGTCCTTTTTGGATGTGTTGGATTATTGTACTTGTACAGGTTGCATGGCATTGCGGATATTGTATTTTCGCTTGAGCCAGTAACGGAGACCGAAAGCGGCTGCTGCAAGAAGCAAGGTTGCAAGTGGTGGTAGCGTTGGGTTGATGCTGCTTGGGATGAGTGAAGCCAGGATGAAGACAACTGACCAGGCAAGAGTGGCCAAACCCAGATACAAGATGGCTTTGAGTAGTTTTGGTCGTTGGCCAGTTTTGATTTGTTCACGATAGACAAAGTGGTACATCATGTACATACCTGCACCGATACCAAAACCGATAACCAAGAGAGTGATGAGGCCGTATTGGCTTCCTTGCCCCAATAGGTTCATAATGCCGTTGATTGCACCGATCAATGCTAACATCAAAAGGCTAGAATCTAACCACATTAACCAAGGGTTTTCGTTGTAGACTACTTTTTCAGCTTCTTCTTGAGCTTGTTTGGTTTTGCTAGCGGCCCATTCGCTTGGAGGACCAAACAAGTTGCGGGCAGTAGTGCCAGATTTTTGGTGTTCGATAATCGTTGGTAAAATTTCTTCCAAGAGTACCTTGATTTCTTGGTCTGACTTTCCATCCTTGATCAGTTGATTGGTGGCAATATGGATGAACTCTTGGTTTTTCTTCGTTAATGAAGGTAAGTTTGAAAGTGTCATAATAATCTCCTATGTTAAAACCATCTCTTACGAATGAAGTAGAAGGTGAGTGATAAGCTGATAGCAAAGGCAAACAAGATAATCCACCAGAAAGCATATGGGATGTCATTGAAAGGGATGACATTATCCTTGAAGTTCATGCCATAGGCGGAGAAGACCATGGTTGGGATTGATAGAACAATGGTCACCAAAGCCAAGGTTTTCATGATGGTATTCTGGTTGTTGGAAATGATGGATGCGAAAGCATGGGTCATCGAATTCAGGATGGAACCATAGATATCTGCCATCTCGATTGCCTGTTGTGTTTCGACCAAGGTGTCTTCCAGCAAATCTTCGTCCTCTTCGTATTTACGAAGGAGACGAGAAGAACTAGCCAACTTTTTGACCAACCGTTCATTGGTTTTGAGGGAAGCCTTGAAATAGACGATTGTTTTTTCCAATTCCATGAGGACGATTAATTCTTCGTTACGAGTTGCTTCATGGAGTTGTTTTTCGATTTCTTCACTCTTTCTGTCGATGGTCCGTAGGGCTGACAAGTAGAGTTGGGCATTGCGGTACAAAATTTGGAAAACAAAACGTGACCGCATAAAAGTATAGAAATTGCGCAGTCTCCGATGGATAAATTGATCAAAGAGAGGCAGAGGTTCCAAGCAAGTGGTGATAATGGCATCTGCGGTCAAGATGATTCCCAAGGGAATTGTAATATAATAAGTTTTGTTGTTTCGCTCTTCAAGAATAGGGACGTCGACCAGGATCAGTGTGTAATCATCTTCGACGGTGATACGAGATGACTCTTCCGCATCGAGAGGTGCTCGTAGGTCGGCGATGTCAATTTTATAGTGCTCAGCCACTTCCATAGACTCGCTCTGGGAGGGGTTGACCAAATTAATCCAAGCTCCTGGTTCAAAGGTTTGGATTTCTTCTAATTCTGTCATAGTAGATAGAAAAATCTGTTTCATATGATGCCCTCCTTTGTGCTTTGTTGCGTTGACGCAACCTTTATTATACCAAAAAATATGCCGTTGCGGAAAGGTTTTCTGCAAATTTGTGTTATAATATGGAGACTTTGAAGTGAGTAAGTTGTACGGTCTTTTTCTAATCTCTCATGTTACAGCTTAGAGCCTCTTAAGTAAGGAATTGAACACGGGCTAATGATGTTGGTGTAATGAGGAAAACTGCGTTTTCCCTATTTCCCGATTGTAACAGTCTCCAAAACTGTTACAACGTCCTCTGTATCTTTAGAAAGGATTTGAATGCGTGCTAAAAGCGTCGAGTTTTATACGGTTTCTTGACGTGAGATTTTCAAAACGATATTTTTTGAAAATCGAGCTAATACAAGATATAGGAATTGCCCATAGGCAGTTTCGTCTGGTGACGCGGAGTTAATCGACCGTCACCAGTTATCTTGTGAACGCACTTATATCAGAAAGGAATTGAACACGGGCTAAATGCGGTGTGAAAAAGTACTAGTTGCCTCATGTTTCAGCATGGAGACCGGCTTCTGCGTCGTAGACATCTGTGCTTTCTTCTGTTTTCAATCTGTGAAAGCACTAGTTGTCTTGACAGGGGTGCGTCTTCGAAATCACAGATTTCGGACTTACCGCCTATTTTCGCCTTGCGTTTTACGGGCTTTGTATTTTTAGAAAGGATTTGAATGCGTGCTAAAATCGTCGAGTTTTATACGGTTTCTTGACGTGAGATTTTCAAAACGATATTTTTTGAAAATCGAGCTAATACAAGATATAGAAATTGCCCATAGGCAGTTTCGTCTGGTGACGCGGAGTTAATCGACTGTCACCAGTTATCTTGTGAACGTACTTATATCAGAAAGGAATTGAACACGGGCTAAATGCGGTGTCAAAAAGTGCTAGTTTCTTCATGTTTCAGCATGGAAACTGGCTTCTGCGTCGTAGACATCTGTGCTTTCTTCGGTTTTCAACCTGTGAAAGCGCTAGTTGTCTTGACGGGGGTGCGTCTTCGAAATCACAGATTTCGGACTTACCGCCTATTTTGACTGTGCATTTGACGTCCTTTGTATCTTAAATTATGCAAGAAAATATTGTGATTCATGGGGCGCGTGCCCATAATTTAAAAAATATTGATGTGACCATTCCGCGTGAGAAGTTGGTGGTGGTGACTGGTTTGTCGGGGTCTGGTAAGTCGAGTTTGGCTTTTGATACCTTGTATGCCGAAGGTCAACGCCGTTACGTAGAGTCTTTGTCTGCCTATGCTCGTCAGTTCTTGGGCAACATGGACAAGCCTGATGTGGATTCCATAGAGGGTCTCAGCCCTGCTATTTCCATAGACCAAAAAACAACCTCGCGTAACCCGCGTTCGACGGTTGGAACGGCAACGGAAATCAATGATTATCTCCGTTTACTCTATGCGCGTGTTGGAGTGCCTTACTGTATCAATGGGCACGGGGCGATTGCAGCTTCTTCGGTGGAACAGATCGTCGATGAGGTCTTGGAATTGCCAGAACGCCAGCGGCTGCAGATTCTAGCTCCGATTGTGCGGAAGAAAAAGGGGCAGCACAAGACCATTTTTGAGAAAGTGCAGAAGGACGGCTACGTTCGGGTCCGGGTCAATGGTGATGTCTATGATGTGTCGGAAGTGCCTGAGTTGTCCAAGAGTAAGGCACACAACATTGAAGTCGTGGTCGATCGGATTGTCATCAAAAAAGGCATTCGTTCGCGACTTTTTGACTCCATTGAGGCGGCCCTGCGGATTGCGGACGGCTATGTCATCATCGATACCATGGATGAGAAGGAACTGCTTTTCTCTGAGTACTACGCCTGTCCAGTTTGTGGCTTTACGGTGCCTGAGTTGGAGCCTCGCCTCTTCTCTTTCAATGCTCCTTTTGGGTCTTGTAGCGACTGTGACGGTTTGGGCATGAAGCTGGAAGTGGATACAGATTTGATTGTCCCAGATGCCAGCAAGACCTTGCGTGAGGGTGCTTTGGCTCCTTGGAATCCAATCTCTTCCAACTATTATCCTCAGATGCTGGAGCAAGCTATGAACCATTTTGGTGTGGACATGGACAAGCCTTTCGAGGAATTGACGGAAGAGGAGAAGAACCTGATTTTCAATGGTTCTGACGGAAAAGAATTCCATTTCCATTATGAAAATGAGTTCGGTGGGGTGCGTGATATTGACATTCCATTTGAAGGCTTGATTACCAACATCAACCGCCGCTATCGTGAAACCAATAGTGATTACACGCGGACGGTCATGAAGGCCTATATGAATGAATTGACCTGTGGGACCTGCCACGGCTATCGCCTCAATGACCAAGCTCTTTCTGTTAAAGTTGGTGGCGAGCAAGGACTTCATATCGGGCAGTTGTCTGACTTGTCCGTAGCAGATCATCTGGAAGTCATTGAAAATCTGACCTTGTCTGAA is a genomic window of Streptococcus sp. 29896 containing:
- a CDS encoding DUF1129 domain-containing protein, coding for MTLSNLPSLTKKNQEFIHIATNQLIKDGKSDQEIKVLLEEILPTIIEHQKSGTTARNLFGPPSEWAASKTKQAQEEAEKVVYNENPWLMWLDSSLLMLALIGAINGIMNLLGQGSQYGLITLLVIGFGIGAGMYMMYHFVYREQIKTGQRPKLLKAILYLGLATLAWSVVFILASLIPSSINPTLPPLATLLLAAAAFGLRYWLKRKYNIRNAMQPVQVQ
- a CDS encoding magnesium transporter CorA family protein, producing the protein MKQIFLSTMTELEEIQTFEPGAWINLVNPSQSESMEVAEHYKIDIADLRAPLDAEESSRITVEDDYTLILVDVPILEERNNKTYYITIPLGIILTADAIITTCLEPLPLFDQFIHRRLRNFYTFMRSRFVFQILYRNAQLYLSALRTIDRKSEEIEKQLHEATRNEELIVLMELEKTIVYFKASLKTNERLVKKLASSSRLLRKYEEDEDLLEDTLVETQQAIEMADIYGSILNSMTHAFASIISNNQNTIMKTLALVTIVLSIPTMVFSAYGMNFKDNVIPFNDIPYAFWWIILFAFAISLSLTFYFIRKRWF